From the Pomacea canaliculata isolate SZHN2017 linkage group LG4, ASM307304v1, whole genome shotgun sequence genome, one window contains:
- the LOC112562424 gene encoding inactive peptidyl-prolyl cis-trans isomerase FKBP6-like isoform X1: protein MEIFDDDRSIPLKEGLDLADLQDPTKGAVFELDQEEIPKGDECETKNNYFNKHDVYDNILKYDEEVFAAMDDGREPFEVMQNSMEDISGDGGVFKKVLRPGAGPVVPRNSLVRVHYNAYKEGEEEPFDSSRLRTEVDKFHLFRDSRVLGFHVAVSTMKKGEISRFLFKPTYFYGAMGCGQRIPPNCTALFDIELLSFVENNGVEDYYSKTEEERRLMPFEEIAKVAKAERLEGNERYNQNTFGKALSSYKKALRILEDCHLKNEEEEKECIRQQIRVNLNIAQCLLNLNDYPRVIMHCNKVLHHETHDDPEKFFSKANFRKAKAFQQQGRFDEAEKFYFRARRTNPSCKEIGEALKKLEQQKRKYQLDEKEICLRMFRGLRSTDAEEETQSEIKQNEENITEEFVNSVKNAVRRFVNNGDETEMLFPNVQLTPGEVECILEIAVDEGLAVQRRGTGNSVRIALMKKTKR, encoded by the exons GAGATGAATGTGAAACCAAAAATAACTACTTCAACAAGCATGATGTCTATGACAATATTCTCAAATATGATGAAGAGGTTTTCGCTGCAATGGATGATGGGCGGGAGCCATTTGAAGTCATGCAGAACAGTATGGAGGACATCTCAGGTGATGGGGGCGTCTTCAAAAAAGTTTTGCGGCCAGGTGCTGGCCCTGTAGTACCTAGGAACTCCCTGGTGAGAG TTCATTACAATGCTTATAAAGAAGGTGAAGAGGAGCCCTTTGATTCCTCAAGACTTCGCACTGAGGTTGACAAGTTTCACTTGTTTAGAG ACAGCAGAGTTTTGGGATTTCATGTGGCAGTCAGCACAATGAAGAAAGGCGAGATTTCCCGCTTTCTCTTCAAACCCACGTACTTCTATGGAGCCATGGGTTGTGGTCAAAGAATTCCACCTAATTGTACAG CTTTGTTTGACATTGAGCTGCTGAGTTTTGTGGAGAACAATGGAGTGGAGGATTACTACAGCAAGACAGAG GAAGAGAGGAGACTGATGCCTTTTGAAGAAATTGCTAAAGTAGCCAAAGCCGAACGActg gaaGGGAATGAACGTTACAATCAAAATACATTTGGAAAAGCTCTTTCAAGTTACAAGAAA gcattaagaattcttgaagattgtcatttaaaaaatgaggaagaagaaaaagaatgcatAAGGCAGCAGATAAGGGTGAACCTGAACATTGCCCAGTGTCTCCTGAACTTAAATGACTATCCCCGAGTCATCATGCACTGCAATAAAGTTTTGCATCATGAAACACATGATGATCCAGAAAAATTCTTCTCTAAAGCCAACTTTCGGAAAGCAAAA GCCTTTCAACAGCAAGGGAGATTTGATGAGGccgaaaaattttattttcgagCACGCAGAACAAACCCGTCCTGCAAGGAAATTGGAGAAGCTTTGAAGAAATTGGAGCA GCAAAAGAGAAAATATCAGCTTGATGAAAAAGAGATTTGTCTTCGAATGTTTAGAGGCCTACGCAGCACTGATG CAGAAGAAGAAACCCAGTcagagataaaacaaaatgaggaaaatatCACGGAAGAATTTGTAAACAGTGTCAAGAATGCAGTCAG GAGGTTTGTAAATAACGGCGACGAGACAGAGATGCTCTTCCCAAATGTGCAGCTGACACCAGGTGAGGTTGAGTGCATTTTGGAGATTGCTGTTGATGAGGGCTTAGCTGTACAGCGACGAGGGACG GGTAACAGTGTGAGGATAGCGCTGATGAAAAAGACGAAGAGATAA
- the LOC112562424 gene encoding inactive peptidyl-prolyl cis-trans isomerase FKBP6-like isoform X2, whose product MEIFDDDRSIPLKEGLDLADLQDPTKGAVFELDQEEIPKGDECETKNNYFNKHDVYDNILKYDEEVFAAMDDGREPFEVMQNSMEDISGDGGVFKKVLRPGAGPVVPRNSLVRVHYNAYKEGEEEPFDSSRLRTEVDKFHLFRDSRVLGFHVAVSTMKKGEISRFLFKPTYFYGAMGCGQRIPPNCTALFDIELLSFVENNGVEDYYSKTEEERRLMPFEEIAKVAKAERLEGNERYNQNTFGKALSSYKKALRILEDCHLKNEEEEKECIRQQIRVNLNIAQCLLNLNDYPRVIMHCNKVLHHETHDDPEKFFSKANFRKAKAFQQQGRFDEAEKFYFRARRTNPSCKEIGEALKKLEQQKRKYQLDEKEICLRMFRGLRSTDEEETQSEIKQNEENITEEFVNSVKNAVRRFVNNGDETEMLFPNVQLTPGEVECILEIAVDEGLAVQRRGTGNSVRIALMKKTKR is encoded by the exons GAGATGAATGTGAAACCAAAAATAACTACTTCAACAAGCATGATGTCTATGACAATATTCTCAAATATGATGAAGAGGTTTTCGCTGCAATGGATGATGGGCGGGAGCCATTTGAAGTCATGCAGAACAGTATGGAGGACATCTCAGGTGATGGGGGCGTCTTCAAAAAAGTTTTGCGGCCAGGTGCTGGCCCTGTAGTACCTAGGAACTCCCTGGTGAGAG TTCATTACAATGCTTATAAAGAAGGTGAAGAGGAGCCCTTTGATTCCTCAAGACTTCGCACTGAGGTTGACAAGTTTCACTTGTTTAGAG ACAGCAGAGTTTTGGGATTTCATGTGGCAGTCAGCACAATGAAGAAAGGCGAGATTTCCCGCTTTCTCTTCAAACCCACGTACTTCTATGGAGCCATGGGTTGTGGTCAAAGAATTCCACCTAATTGTACAG CTTTGTTTGACATTGAGCTGCTGAGTTTTGTGGAGAACAATGGAGTGGAGGATTACTACAGCAAGACAGAG GAAGAGAGGAGACTGATGCCTTTTGAAGAAATTGCTAAAGTAGCCAAAGCCGAACGActg gaaGGGAATGAACGTTACAATCAAAATACATTTGGAAAAGCTCTTTCAAGTTACAAGAAA gcattaagaattcttgaagattgtcatttaaaaaatgaggaagaagaaaaagaatgcatAAGGCAGCAGATAAGGGTGAACCTGAACATTGCCCAGTGTCTCCTGAACTTAAATGACTATCCCCGAGTCATCATGCACTGCAATAAAGTTTTGCATCATGAAACACATGATGATCCAGAAAAATTCTTCTCTAAAGCCAACTTTCGGAAAGCAAAA GCCTTTCAACAGCAAGGGAGATTTGATGAGGccgaaaaattttattttcgagCACGCAGAACAAACCCGTCCTGCAAGGAAATTGGAGAAGCTTTGAAGAAATTGGAGCA GCAAAAGAGAAAATATCAGCTTGATGAAAAAGAGATTTGTCTTCGAATGTTTAGAGGCCTACGCAGCACTGATG AAGAAGAAACCCAGTcagagataaaacaaaatgaggaaaatatCACGGAAGAATTTGTAAACAGTGTCAAGAATGCAGTCAG GAGGTTTGTAAATAACGGCGACGAGACAGAGATGCTCTTCCCAAATGTGCAGCTGACACCAGGTGAGGTTGAGTGCATTTTGGAGATTGCTGTTGATGAGGGCTTAGCTGTACAGCGACGAGGGACG GGTAACAGTGTGAGGATAGCGCTGATGAAAAAGACGAAGAGATAA